TCGTGTTCAATGATGACAATGTCGGCGTCGCTCGCGGCAACAATCAGGGCATAGAGATGGCGCTTGCGGACGGATGCGAGTACGTTCTGCTGGCCAACAACGACACCGACTTTCCGGATCCCGACGTGATCGCGGGATTGGTGCGGCACACCGAGGAAGCGGGCGCGTTGGCCTCGGTGCCCAAGATCACTTATCACGGCACCAACCGGATTTGGTGTGCGGGCGGAAGATTCTCACTGCTTACCGCCACCACGCCGCACGTGGGCGATCGGAAGGAGGATCGCGGGCAGTTCGACGAAGAAATGTTTACGGAATACGCGCCGACCTGCTTTATGTTGCTGCACAAGAGCATCTTCCAAACGATTGGAATGATGGATGAAAAATACTTCGTCTATTACGACGACAGTGACTTCGTCTGGCGCATGAAAAGTGCCGATATCGGCCTGCTGTACGTGCCGACATCGAGTGTCGGTCACAAGGTGGCGGTGTCCACCGGGGGCAATGAAAGTCCCTTCAGCCTGTTCTATACGGCGCGCAATCGCGTTTATTTCAGCCGCAAGCACCTCGCGCCGGCACATCGTGCAATTGCAATTGCTTATGCGATCGTGACGTTGACGGTCAAATGCGTGAAGTTCTCGCCGGCGGCCAGATCGAGCGTGCTCAAAGGACTTAGAGCCGGCTTCTCATTGTCAGTCGCCGATCATTGACTGAACTACCCGTGTCGCTACTCTGGCGCGCTGCAACTTTTGCGGCATGCAGCCGCGCATAAGCGATGGCGACGAAGGTCCATGGCGCGAGATAGGAGAATTCCGGCACGGAGATCATCATCATCACCCAGGTCGTGACGCAACACTGGCGCAATGCCATCCCCTCTGCCGACCAATCAAGTTTGAAAGCCGGGTAAAGGATCAACATGCTCACGAAGATGAGCCCTACGACCCCAGTGTTCACAAGCAGGGTGGAGAAAAGATCGGTCGATCGTATATAGCCAAAGCCGATCCCAAACAGCTGGTTGGCAAGCGATCCACCTGCCCACATGTCCATCGAGGCACGGAAGAAGCCGGATCTCTCGACACCGGACACGTTGCGTCCGTCTATCTTGTCAAGAATCATTTGTTGAAAGAGATCGGCAATGTAGTCTCTTGCCAGATACGCCACCACAAATAGTATCAGCGCGCCGACCATGGCCTTGATCGGATGAAAGCGGATCTTTTTTATGCGGATGAGCAAATAAACAACATAGCCGATAAAAGCGGTCGACGAGGTACTCAGAATGAGCGAGGCGCCAATGATCCAAACCGGCAGGCGTTTCTTCGATGTCGCATTGAAGTAAACCCAGAACGGGAACATCGACAAGGCATACATTGACGGCTCGCCGGTGAGGCTCTTCAGCCGTTGGATATGGAAGCCGTGGATATCGAGCCATTGGAAGGAACTCCCCGTCACCGAGCCGTCCGCCAATGTTCCGTCATTGTTTCGAAATTCGGCGCCGAAGGACCGGTTGGAAATGAAGTCGCCGGGCTGGCCGGTCACGATAAAGTAGATGACTTCATATATGCCGTACGCAGCGAAAATCGCCGCCGAGGCAAGCAGCCATTGTCGCCACGACGGTTTGTAGAAAACATAGACATATGATGCATAGAGCACGACGGCGACGAGATAGATCGTCTGTGTGAACAGACTCTTTCTGAGTACGAAGGTCGACACGTCGGTGTCGTCGATGAGCAGAACTTTTGTAAAATCAGGTTCGTAGGTGGCTGCGGTGTCAGCGAGTTGCGATGCAAGGAAGAAGAATATCCATACCGAGGCCGCGGCGATCAGGAAGTTAACATAGCGGGTGCGTGAAGCGCCGGCCCACGCGAGTGCCAGGGGCAATGAAAAAAAACACATGATGTAACCCACTGTCGTGCCCTGGACGGCCGGCATGAGCAGTACTGACGTCACAGGCATGGCGAATACCCAGACGAAATAGTACAGATCGGCGTGCGAGGAATTGCTCTGTTTCATGGGATTCCAGAGGAGGCTTGCAAACCGGTTCAGGAAGTGGGCGAATGACATCCGGACGCTGACAAAAACTCTTTCGTCAGCGTCCGGAAGCTAATCTCGCGTGCCTGACGGGAATCTGCCGCCTTAATTCAGAAGCGCGCTAAAAATGTCGACCACTCGCATTTGCTGCATTTCGGTCAAGCCGGCCCAGAGGGGAAGGCGGATCAGGCGTTTTGACTGATTGACGGTAACGTCCAATGAGCCGCCAACTTTGCCGTACCGCTGTCCGCCTGGAGAAGAATGAAGCGGAACATAATGAAATACTGAACCTATTTCCTGTCTTCTGTACTCGTCGAGTATGCGCTGCCGGACGTCTTCATCTTCAACCAGCACGTAGTACATGTGTCCGTTGTGCTTGCATTCTTTTGGTATGACGGGGCGACGCAGTGCGCCTTTGCTCTCGAACGGCTCGAGAAGAGCATGATAGCGCTCCCAGTTTGCGAGGCGTGCCTGTGTAATCTTTTCAGCATCTTCCAACTGTGCCCAAAGATAAGCAGCGATCAGCTCACTCGGTAAGAAAGAAGAGCCGACTTCCTGCCAAGTGTATTTGTCGACTTCTCCGCGAAGAAAGCGGCTGCGATCGGTGCCTTTTTCGCGGATTATCTCCGCACGCCTCGTGAGAGCGGGGTCGTTGATAAGCAGGGCGCCGCCCTCGCCTGAGATGATATTTTTGGTTTCGTGAAAACTGTATGCTCCGAGGTCGCCAATGGAGCCCAGGCCGCGGCCCTTATAGGTGGCCATGACGCCTTGCGCAGCATCCTCCACAACTTTGAGTCCGTGGCGTTGCGCAATGGACAGGATAGTGTCCATTTCGCATGCCACCCCGGCGTAATGCACCGGGACAACTGCGCGGGTTCGTGGCGTGATCGCCGCTTCAATCAATCGCTCGTCGAGATTCATGGTGTCTTCACGGACATCCACGAAAACAGGCACGCCACCGCGCAGGACGAATGCGTTCGCCGTTGAGACGAACGTGTACGAAGGCATGATGATCTCGTCGCCCGGTTGAATGTCCAGCAACAGAACCGCCATTTCGAGCGCGGCTGTGCATGAGTGAGTCAGCAGAGCCCTGCTGGAACCGCTTCTTTCCTGCAGCCACTGGTTGCAACGTCCCGTGAAACAGCCGTCACCAGCAAGCTTCTTACTGAAATGAGTTTCCGCGATGTACTTCAATTCGTTACCCGTCATGGCGGGTGAATTGAAGGGAATGCGGTTCTCGTTTACCTCGATTCCAATTTGCGGCGTGGATCGGCTCATGAATAGTTCACCCCACATGATCGAGAACAAATTGTTCTCGCTGCAACACATAGTTGGGTCTCGAAGCTGTCCGGCTTCGAGACCCTGCTTTCCGGCGAACTCGCCAGGTGTTTTAAAGAGCAAATTGCGCGAGCGCCCTTCCTGTAGAACCCAACTGGAAATTGCTCTGTAGCGTCATACTTCGTCAGTCTCTTTGAGCGTGCGCGTGTACTGCGCTGCGTGCTCGTAGCTTCTCCAGTTGCTGGGCCGCTTGGGAATTGCGTTGAAGACCGATCCCAGAAGTCGTCCTCCCGCGCGCCGCAGCTTCTTGACTGTTTCAGCGATCTCATCTTCGCTCTGCATGCCAGAGCGAAGTACGAGGACGGTCGCGCCTGCGTGGGGTGCCATGATCGCGGCGTCGGTCACCACCAGGAAAGGCGGCGTGTCGACCAGCACGAGGTCGAACTGCTCGCTCAACTGATCAACGACCTGCTTGAAGTCGTGCATCATCAAGAGCTCTGACGGGTTGTCCGGATAGGCGCCGCATGAAATAAACGACAGGCCGCGAACACCAACGGATCGCACGGCATCAGCGCTGCGGATCTTGCCCTGAAGAACCTCGGACAAGCCGCCGCGATTGGATTGCTTGAAGAAAGAGGCGAGGTTTCCTCGGCGCATATCGGCATCGATGAGCAGGATGCGCAAGCCGACCTCCGTGAGAAGTATGGAAAGATTCGCCGCAACAAAACTCTTGCCGGTGGACGGGCTGGGACCCGTCAACATCACAATGTTGTTCTTCTTGTTCAGACGATCGCGACATACCTGCGTGCGTACCTCGCGAAGCGCTTCGACCGAAGGTTCATGAGGCAACCGGCTGGCGAGAATCCGCGCGGCTGCCTCGCGCGCGACCCCCGCGGCGAAAGGGGCTGTCGAAGGCTGCACGTCGAGCGCGTCCGGCGCTAACGAATAAGGATCTGGCAAGCCTGGCACGCCGTCATCACGGCCGGATAACGGTTCCCGGGAAGGCTGCACTGATGTTTCATTCTCCAGCTGAGCCTGTTGTCGGCTGAATAGCACTTCGCCGAGGACCGGCACGTCCAGCCTGCGTTCTACAAAGAGCGGGTCGGTGACACCGGTCGTTGCATAGCGTCGTATCACGATGAAGAATGCGCCGATGAAAAAGCCCAGCCCGCCACCTGCGAAGATCACCAACGGGCGGTTCGGCTTGACCGGCCGATACGGCTGCATCGCTTCATCGACAATATGCGCGCCACCGGTCGCGCTTGCGCGGCGTACGGAGAGCTCCTCGGCTTTGCTGACCATACCCAGATAGATGGTCTCTGCCACCTTTGCATCGCGGGTGAGTTCGGCGTTGCGCCGCTCGGATGTTGGCATGCTGATAAAGCGTGAGTCGAAAGCCCGCTTTGCATCGGCCAGTTGGGTGAGTTGCGCGTCGATCGTTTTGACCTGCTGGCTGTCGGGCGTGAAGATCGACGTGGCCTGCGTGCGCTGCAGTTGCAAGGCCGACATGCGCTGCTGCAGTTCGATGCTGCCCTGCAGATAGGACTGCGCTTCGGTTGTCGGGCGCATTGTCTCGGTCGACGATTGATAGTCGCTCAAGGCCTGTTCGGTACTCGTGAGATCGTGTCTCAGCCGCGGCAATTCGCCTTGGATGAATTCAAGGGTTTTCGTGTCGTTAAGCTGGCGGCTTGAAACCGAGGACGCAATGTACTGTTGGGCAACCGCATTCGCGACGTCGGCGGTCAGACCACGGTCTTTCGAGGCAAAAGAGATCTGGACGATGCCCGTGTCTTTGGTTACTTCAGCGATCTTGAGTTGACGCCGCAAGCCGTCGATTGCATCGAGGGTATTGTGGTGGGTTACCGTGAAACGGGTGCCGGGTCTGGCGACGAGTTCCTGGACCGTGATCGACAGCC
The nucleotide sequence above comes from Paraburkholderia aromaticivorans. Encoded proteins:
- the rffA gene encoding dTDP-4-amino-4,6-dideoxygalactose transaminase translates to MTGNELKYIAETHFSKKLAGDGCFTGRCNQWLQERSGSSRALLTHSCTAALEMAVLLLDIQPGDEIIMPSYTFVSTANAFVLRGGVPVFVDVREDTMNLDERLIEAAITPRTRAVVPVHYAGVACEMDTILSIAQRHGLKVVEDAAQGVMATYKGRGLGSIGDLGAYSFHETKNIISGEGGALLINDPALTRRAEIIREKGTDRSRFLRGEVDKYTWQEVGSSFLPSELIAAYLWAQLEDAEKITQARLANWERYHALLEPFESKGALRRPVIPKECKHNGHMYYVLVEDEDVRQRILDEYRRQEIGSVFHYVPLHSSPGGQRYGKVGGSLDVTVNQSKRLIRLPLWAGLTEMQQMRVVDIFSALLN
- a CDS encoding polysaccharide biosynthesis tyrosine autokinase, which gives rise to MAPLNTHIFNSGSSRAGNEEGNFSLRDMLHLLRDHIWTLLAFVAIATTFAIAYAFLSAPTYSADVVVRVDPPAPPDPNALGISRQDGMAQQQQGTQTTAAEISLMQSRSVLEPVIRRFQFDVEVVPHTFPILGHFAEQFAEPGHPLKPWFGLSSFAWGGETLGIPSLKVPSYLEEKPLELTALDKGQYELRIPNGYLLLRGETGKSMATADGLSITVQELVARPGTRFTVTHHNTLDAIDGLRRQLKIAEVTKDTGIVQISFASKDRGLTADVANAVAQQYIASSVSSRQLNDTKTLEFIQGELPRLRHDLTSTEQALSDYQSSTETMRPTTEAQSYLQGSIELQQRMSALQLQRTQATSIFTPDSQQVKTIDAQLTQLADAKRAFDSRFISMPTSERRNAELTRDAKVAETIYLGMVSKAEELSVRRASATGGAHIVDEAMQPYRPVKPNRPLVIFAGGGLGFFIGAFFIVIRRYATTGVTDPLFVERRLDVPVLGEVLFSRQQAQLENETSVQPSREPLSGRDDGVPGLPDPYSLAPDALDVQPSTAPFAAGVAREAAARILASRLPHEPSVEALREVRTQVCRDRLNKKNNIVMLTGPSPSTGKSFVAANLSILLTEVGLRILLIDADMRRGNLASFFKQSNRGGLSEVLQGKIRSADAVRSVGVRGLSFISCGAYPDNPSELLMMHDFKQVVDQLSEQFDLVLVDTPPFLVVTDAAIMAPHAGATVLVLRSGMQSEDEIAETVKKLRRAGGRLLGSVFNAIPKRPSNWRSYEHAAQYTRTLKETDEV
- a CDS encoding glycosyltransferase family 2 protein; translation: MSTRYGSPLIGIVTVLYRSDSVLPDFFKSLAAQRDANFKLYVIDNSEKDSGCAISRELAALNNIPADIVFNDDNVGVARGNNQGIEMALADGCEYVLLANNDTDFPDPDVIAGLVRHTEEAGALASVPKITYHGTNRIWCAGGRFSLLTATTPHVGDRKEDRGQFDEEMFTEYAPTCFMLLHKSIFQTIGMMDEKYFVYYDDSDFVWRMKSADIGLLYVPTSSVGHKVAVSTGGNESPFSLFYTARNRVYFSRKHLAPAHRAIAIAYAIVTLTVKCVKFSPAARSSVLKGLRAGFSLSVADH